A single region of the Montipora capricornis isolate CH-2021 chromosome 13, ASM3666992v2, whole genome shotgun sequence genome encodes:
- the LOC138030165 gene encoding uncharacterized protein — protein MESFTLEGMFAYITETFFAGVIQSYQGQGLLEDTHLIQHEDHLEGFKRFNRNDTIFQEYDSPPQDDSNMAWKKSRPAKWWMSLWKAMKCVFCVQILGGIALGSIAIAILILDLNSVELCYDRQFHGNWSTLPQNIQAIIVTAETVEAYVIQLWAFLLISTMFDWYLVKKLNLLILNFLGAFCDTCYRLYLQVFGVYQKSWMSYPLNGLFLIIVLLNSILVGREIARSTETVRSRQLKKTITASSLLAAQLGFGIPIAFVLVYVLIPLYHGQNETYRAVIAGALPLVTAVPKVIVRLAAQRVDWLHPGDAHVLLSVLYIASAIVFRVMQADLSSLRLFILLSLAHGAVDLLERLTIVIRDYLWYFIYKKLKGDTTMLCAKNFRTPRSMRFVADMSIQLILGESTSLIAAVGFIQLYGFMYNNIDNTPSFPEMTQFFVRVSIALGIDFVFNSFSFWLQMSYLNIAVVRVWKKRWRKHLLVGFILTVVTLCYFTAHLFAVVRDKHSSGYKPSEVNCTGPFSRF, from the coding sequence ATGGAATCGTTTACCCTTGAAGGGATGTTTGCATATATCACAGAGACATTTTTCGCAGGAGTGATCCAATCATATCAGGGACAGGGGTTGCTGGAAGACACACATTTGATACAACATGAAGATCATTTGGAGGGATTTAAAAGGTTCAACAGAAATGATACCATTTTTCAAGAGTACGATTCACCCCCTCAAGACGACAGCAATATGGCGTGGAAAAAATCTAGACCGGCCAAGTGGTGGATGTCGCTCTGGAAGGCTATGAAATGCGTATTCTGCGTTCAAATTCTGGGTGGAATTGCTCTTGGTTCGATTGCGATCGCGATTCTTATTCTTGATTTAAACTCCGTCGAGCTTTGCTACGATCGACAGTTCCATGGCAACTGGAGCACTCTTCCGCAGAACATTCAAGCTATTATTGTGACTGCTGAAACAGTTGAAGCTTATGTGATTCAACTGTGGGCTTTTCTTCTCATAAGCACAATGTTTGATTGGTATTTGGTTAAAAAGTTAAATCTTTTGATTCTCAATTTTCTGGGTGCGTTTTGTGATACTTGTTACAGGCTATATTTACAGGTTTTCGGTGTATACCAGAAGTCTTGGATGTCATATCCTTTGAACGGCTTGTTTTTAATTATTGTCCTCTTGAACTCTATACTTGTTGGTCGGGAAATTGCTAGGAGCACTGAAACGGTGAGATCACGACAACTGAAAAAGACAATAACGGCATCTTCACTCCTTGCGGCACAGTTGGGCTTCGGGATACCCATTGCTTTTGTCTTAGTTTATGTTCTGATTCCTTTGTATCACGGACAAAACGAAACATACAGAGCTGTTATAGCTGGTGCTTTGCCCCTCGTTACTGCGGTTCCAAAGGTTATAGTACGTTTGGCAGCGCAAAGAGTTGATTGGCTTCATCCCGGAGACGCCCACGTGCTTTTGAGTGTACTGTACATCGCCTCTGCCATCGTTTTCCGTGTCATGCAGGCTGATCTGAGTAGTCTCCGGCTCTTTATACTTTTGAGCTTGGCACACGGCGCAGTTGACTTGCTAGAAAGGCTAACTATCGTTATACGCGATTATCTTTGGTATTTTATTTACAAGAAGCTCAAAGGAGACACCACAATGTTGTGCGCGAAGAACTTTCGCACGCCACGGAGCATGCGCTTCGTAGCTGATATGAGCATTCAGTTGATTCTTGGGGAATCAACATCTTTGATAGCAGCAGTTGGATTCATTCAGTTGTATGGTTTCATGTACAACAACATTGATAACACTCCTTCTTTTCCAGAAATGACTCAGTTCTTCGTTCGTGTTAGCATCGCGCTCGGCATTGACTTTGTATTCAATTCTTTCTCGTTTTGGTTGCAAATGTCTTATTTGAATATAGCTGTCGTGCGCGTTTGGAAAAAGAGATGGCGGAAACATTTACTTGTAGGTTTTATTTTGACTGTCGTTACATTGTGTTACTTCACTGCTCAtttatttgctgttgttagagaCAAACACTCTTCAGGATATAAACCAAGCGAAGTTAATTGTACAGGACCGTTTTCTAGGTTttag